Proteins encoded together in one Paracoccus sp. SMMA_5_TC window:
- a CDS encoding baseplate assembly protein: MSRAYSPIDLSGLPLPEAVEVLDYEVILGELRADLLAQAPELAEALALESEPLVKLLQVAAFRELLTRARVNDSVRSVMLALASGADLDQLTALLGVARQTVVEADPDASPPLAAVFEDDASLRRRAQLSWEGMTIAGTPAAYAFHALSADGRVRDVAVTRPRPGTVRVTLLSHEAGGMPSAGLLSTVAAALETLRPLCDSVEVAAPAFVDVALVARLQLAGGPGAELVLDAAIAAATAYLRDELAVGRVLRQGAILARLYQPGVEAVRLLSPVADIDPGPTGVARASLIDIAPEPAP, encoded by the coding sequence ATGTCACGCGCATATTCCCCGATCGACCTTTCCGGGCTTCCGTTGCCGGAGGCGGTCGAGGTTCTGGATTACGAGGTGATCCTGGGCGAGCTGCGGGCCGACCTGCTGGCGCAGGCGCCGGAACTGGCCGAGGCGCTGGCGCTGGAAAGCGAGCCGCTGGTCAAGCTGTTGCAGGTCGCGGCCTTTCGCGAGCTCTTGACCCGCGCGCGGGTAAACGACAGCGTGCGTTCGGTGATGCTGGCGCTGGCCTCGGGCGCCGATCTGGACCAGCTGACGGCGCTTCTGGGTGTTGCGCGCCAGACCGTGGTCGAGGCCGATCCCGACGCCAGCCCGCCGCTTGCGGCGGTGTTCGAGGACGATGCCAGCCTGCGCCGCCGCGCCCAGTTGAGCTGGGAGGGCATGACCATCGCCGGCACCCCCGCGGCCTATGCCTTTCACGCGCTCAGCGCTGACGGGCGGGTGCGCGATGTCGCCGTCACCCGGCCGCGCCCGGGCACGGTGCGGGTCACGCTGCTGTCGCACGAGGCCGGCGGCATGCCCTCGGCGGGGCTGCTCTCGACGGTGGCGGCCGCGCTCGAGACCCTGCGGCCGCTGTGCGACAGCGTCGAGGTGGCTGCGCCGGCCTTTGTCGATGTCGCGCTGGTCGCGCGGCTGCAACTGGCCGGCGGGCCGGGGGCCGAACTGGTGCTGGACGCCGCCATCGCCGCCGCGACCGCCTATCTGCGCGACGAGCTGGCGGTGGGGCGCGTGCTGCGCCAGGGCGCGATCCTGGCGCGGCTCTATCAGCCCGGGGTCGAGGCGGTGCGGCTGCTCTCGCCCGTGGCCGACATCGATCCCGGCCCGACCGGGGTGGCGCGCGCCAGCCTGATCGACATCGCCCCGGAGCCGGCGCCATGA
- a CDS encoding phage tail protein I has translation MSDLLPPNSTATERAISRSLARIGEIPAPAGLMWDPGRIPAAWLPWLAWAVSVDDWNPDWPEADRRAAIAGSADWHRRKGTLASVLAVLAQAGHPAATVTEDRDLPRLGDDELTLDAGWELGPDDPSWADYWVTLAAPALRPEALRIMARLRDTAPARCRLRAVALGPAQLPLGHSALVLGPDIAIGNIYFEE, from the coding sequence ATGAGCGACCTGCTGCCCCCCAACAGCACCGCGACCGAACGCGCGATCAGCCGCAGCCTGGCCCGCATCGGCGAGATCCCGGCCCCGGCCGGGCTGATGTGGGATCCCGGCCGCATCCCGGCCGCCTGGCTGCCCTGGCTGGCCTGGGCGGTATCGGTCGACGACTGGAACCCCGACTGGCCCGAGGCGGACCGTCGTGCGGCCATCGCGGGCAGCGCCGACTGGCACCGGCGCAAGGGCACCCTGGCCAGCGTGCTGGCGGTGCTGGCGCAGGCGGGCCATCCCGCCGCCACGGTGACCGAGGATCGCGACCTGCCGCGCCTGGGAGACGATGAGCTGACCCTTGACGCGGGCTGGGAGCTGGGGCCCGACGATCCGTCTTGGGCCGATTACTGGGTCACGCTGGCGGCGCCCGCGCTGCGGCCCGAGGCGCTGCGGATCATGGCGCGGCTGCGCGACACCGCCCCGGCGCGCTGCCGGCTGCGCGCGGTCGCACTGGGGCCGGCGCAGCTGCCGCTGGGCCATTCCGCGCTGGTGCTGGGCCCCGACATCGCCATCGGCAACATCTATTTCGAGGAGTGA
- a CDS encoding phage tail sheath subtilisin-like domain-containing protein yields the protein MIEIDTGPRPIRTVRSSVIGIVGTAPGADPVAFPLNTPVLVAGSRAEAAKLDVTPDHSGGGTLPAALDGILDQIGAVVVVVRVADGANEAETVANVLGGTNALTGQYEGVHALLGAESVLGHSPRIICAPGFTHQRAANGILSVSVSTPGSGYTNGTHRLTVTGGAGAGAQIDVTVTAGAVTAARIVKPGSGYTTDPALEMPGSAGAGAGATFAVTRGTVGNAVVTEMIGIAERLRAVIIADGPNTTDTAAVAWAGDFGSPRVYVVDPWVLVSDGAGGVRSEPASARVAGLIARIDNDRGFWWSPSNQLVNGVLGTARPVDFKMGDANSRANLLNERNIATIIRENGYRLWGNRTLSADPKWAFLSVRRTADILNESLQRAHLWAVDRNITKTYLREVEESVNAYIRTLVSQGALLGGRCWADPDLNSPSSIADGKVYFNFDFTAPYPAEHITFRSILTLDYLEELV from the coding sequence GTGATCGAAATCGACACCGGTCCGCGGCCCATCCGCACGGTGCGCTCTTCAGTGATCGGCATCGTCGGCACTGCCCCCGGTGCCGATCCCGTGGCGTTTCCCCTGAATACCCCGGTGCTTGTCGCCGGCAGTCGGGCCGAAGCGGCAAAGCTGGACGTCACCCCGGACCACAGCGGCGGCGGCACACTGCCGGCAGCCTTGGATGGCATCCTGGATCAGATCGGAGCCGTTGTCGTGGTGGTCAGGGTTGCCGACGGCGCAAACGAGGCGGAAACCGTGGCAAATGTCCTGGGTGGCACGAATGCCTTGACGGGACAGTATGAAGGTGTCCATGCCCTGCTTGGCGCCGAAAGCGTGTTGGGTCATTCGCCGCGCATAATTTGCGCGCCGGGGTTTACGCATCAGCGGGCCGCGAACGGCATTTTGAGCGTGAGCGTTTCGACGCCAGGATCGGGTTATACCAACGGCACGCACCGCCTGACGGTCACTGGTGGCGCAGGTGCGGGCGCGCAAATCGATGTCACGGTTACAGCCGGAGCAGTCACTGCCGCCCGCATCGTCAAGCCCGGTTCGGGCTATACCACAGATCCGGCGCTGGAAATGCCGGGATCGGCAGGTGCCGGAGCCGGAGCCACCTTTGCGGTTACGCGCGGAACGGTAGGCAATGCCGTTGTTACCGAGATGATCGGCATCGCCGAGCGATTGCGCGCCGTCATCATCGCCGATGGCCCCAATACCACCGACACCGCAGCTGTCGCCTGGGCCGGCGATTTCGGTTCGCCCAGGGTATATGTGGTCGATCCCTGGGTGCTGGTGTCCGATGGCGCAGGCGGGGTGCGGTCCGAACCGGCCTCGGCCAGGGTGGCAGGGCTAATTGCACGGATCGACAATGATCGCGGCTTCTGGTGGTCGCCATCGAACCAGCTTGTCAACGGCGTCCTGGGCACCGCGCGTCCTGTCGACTTCAAGATGGGTGACGCAAACAGTCGCGCAAACCTTCTCAACGAGCGGAACATCGCAACGATCATTCGTGAGAATGGCTATCGTCTTTGGGGGAACCGGACCCTGTCTGCCGATCCAAAATGGGCATTCCTGTCCGTGAGACGAACGGCCGATATTCTGAACGAGAGCTTGCAGCGAGCCCATCTCTGGGCGGTGGATCGCAACATCACAAAGACCTATCTGCGTGAGGTCGAGGAAAGTGTGAACGCCTATATCCGCACGCTTGTGTCGCAAGGAGCGCTGTTGGGTGGGCGATGCTGGGCCGATCCCGACCTGAACAGCCCGAGCAGCATTGCCGACGGCAAGGTCTACTTCAACTTCGATTTCACCGCGCCATATCCTGCGGAGCACATCACCTTCCGCTCGATCCTGACGCTGGACTATCTTGAGGAGCTGGTTTGA
- a CDS encoding phage major tail tube protein, translating into MAARDVLKNLNLFVDGKGYAGQIDEYNPPDLAIQVEDFRGGGMDAPVALDMGQEGMETSFALIAYDADVLALWGVAEGQTVPFTARGAVESYDGTVKPVEHSMRGRITTIARGTWTPGQKPTLTITMRLDYYKEIHNGVILHEIDVVNMIRIIGGVDRLAQQRAALGI; encoded by the coding sequence ATGGCAGCCCGTGACGTTCTGAAGAACCTGAACCTTTTTGTCGATGGCAAGGGCTACGCAGGCCAGATCGACGAATACAACCCCCCGGATCTGGCCATTCAGGTCGAGGATTTTCGCGGTGGCGGGATGGATGCCCCCGTCGCGCTGGACATGGGGCAGGAGGGCATGGAAACAAGCTTTGCCTTGATCGCCTATGATGCCGATGTCCTCGCCCTGTGGGGCGTGGCCGAGGGCCAGACCGTCCCTTTTACCGCCCGGGGCGCGGTCGAAAGCTATGATGGAACCGTCAAGCCTGTCGAGCACAGCATGCGCGGGCGCATCACCACCATCGCCCGGGGCACCTGGACGCCCGGACAGAAGCCGACACTGACCATCACCATGCGCTTGGACTATTACAAGGAGATACACAACGGCGTGATCCTGCACGAAATCGATGTCGTGAACATGATCCGCATCATCGGCGGGGTCGACCGCCTGGCGCAGCAGCGCGCCGCGCTGGGTATCTGA
- a CDS encoding phage tail assembly protein, giving the protein MSELPEFIQENHDGSLSITLRNGTIIAMREPTVADQLAAKGDGQQAEIALVGNLCGLSPEEIKAMTSRNYLRMQAGLKHFFD; this is encoded by the coding sequence ATGAGCGAGCTTCCCGAATTCATCCAGGAAAACCACGACGGCAGCCTGTCCATCACGCTGCGCAATGGAACCATCATAGCCATGCGCGAGCCAACGGTCGCCGATCAGCTGGCCGCCAAGGGCGATGGGCAGCAGGCCGAAATCGCGCTGGTCGGCAACCTGTGCGGCCTTTCGCCAGAAGAGATCAAGGCGATGACATCGCGCAACTATCTGCGGATGCAGGCAGGGCTGAAGCATTTTTTCGACTGA
- a CDS encoding phage tail tape measure protein, with amino-acid sequence MSSGNKRLNATITIGGVVSATLNKAVIEANAKLGTIGARLGSAHNQIGTAIRRNDAALERARAGVIDSIGAYYSLKAAIAAPVRTAADFESVLEDIGQKADLPVEKLGDLGDRIKQVARDTNMGAMQIGAAADALAGRGASLDIALGAAEPIGRAAVAYRAATDDLAAASWAAVDNLKVPAGQIETALDAMAQAGKEGAFELRDMATYFPSLGAAYQGLGQKGVPAVADLAAALQVVRKGTGDASTAATNLQNVLQKIYAPGTVRKFGEAGVDVHEAMAEAAERGLTPIEAIAELTNKTLNGDLSKMGNLFEDAQVQAGLRSLIQGMEEYRAIRAKALGAEGVVDVDYKRRIQTAQGAIDRWNQSIENLKLTFGTTLLPVINRLLDTVVPVIGAVGEWTAANPELAATLATVAAGAIAFRGALAGLRFVGLLGKGGVLSAISLGLKTISLSIGPTVAGFARLRAGMMALSAVAAVGGPGAAFGMIGKAALGLLNPLKLVGLAVRGLSAVFMTNPIGVGLAAVVGGAYLVYRHWDGVKEWFGQLWRGVEGYFRGFGNFLGGVFTLDLGRTWNGIRTMWSSAAGFFATIWNGIAKTFTAAWSTYLAPVLEKLGVLDPIVAAWKGLEAALSGILDAIGSSFATALGKITPVMDALKWVWDKGAEVGARIGDAFKGDAGPQIDGYLANNPTMRDPRVGTGVPKRAVGGPFRAGPVLVGERGPELRFEHRAGFIATNRQLGQMVALATRAAALGGALMAEPAAALPVQDFWPAAGRASGATVASGGSWNIDVGGITIIAQPGQSPRQIADEVLRMLHSRARGALFDEGF; translated from the coding sequence GTGTCGTCAGGAAACAAGAGGCTTAATGCCACCATTACCATCGGGGGGGTCGTATCGGCCACCCTGAACAAGGCTGTGATCGAGGCCAACGCCAAGCTTGGCACCATCGGCGCCAGACTTGGGTCAGCGCACAATCAGATCGGCACTGCGATCCGGCGCAACGACGCTGCGCTTGAGCGTGCGCGCGCCGGCGTAATCGACAGTATCGGGGCCTACTATTCGCTCAAGGCTGCCATCGCCGCGCCGGTGCGCACTGCGGCAGATTTCGAATCCGTGCTGGAGGATATCGGACAGAAAGCCGATCTGCCGGTCGAGAAGCTGGGCGATCTGGGCGACAGGATCAAGCAGGTGGCGCGCGACACCAACATGGGCGCCATGCAGATCGGTGCGGCGGCCGACGCGCTGGCAGGGCGCGGTGCATCGCTTGATATCGCGCTGGGCGCTGCAGAGCCGATCGGACGGGCGGCAGTCGCATATCGCGCGGCGACCGATGACCTGGCTGCGGCGTCCTGGGCGGCGGTCGACAACCTCAAGGTGCCGGCTGGCCAAATCGAAACTGCGCTGGACGCGATGGCGCAGGCTGGGAAGGAGGGCGCGTTCGAGCTGCGCGACATGGCCACCTATTTCCCGTCTTTGGGCGCAGCCTATCAGGGGCTCGGGCAAAAGGGCGTTCCGGCGGTCGCTGACCTTGCGGCGGCGCTGCAGGTGGTGCGCAAGGGCACGGGCGATGCATCCACGGCTGCGACCAATTTGCAAAACGTATTGCAGAAGATCTATGCACCAGGAACCGTCAGGAAGTTCGGCGAAGCCGGCGTCGACGTGCACGAAGCCATGGCAGAGGCAGCCGAACGCGGATTGACACCGATCGAGGCCATTGCCGAACTGACGAACAAGACCCTGAACGGCGATCTGTCCAAAATGGGCAATCTGTTCGAGGATGCGCAAGTTCAAGCCGGCTTGCGGTCGCTGATCCAGGGGATGGAAGAGTATCGCGCCATTCGTGCCAAGGCGCTGGGCGCAGAAGGGGTGGTGGACGTCGACTACAAGCGCCGCATTCAGACCGCGCAAGGCGCCATAGATCGCTGGAACCAGAGCATCGAGAACCTGAAGCTCACGTTCGGCACGACGCTTTTGCCGGTGATCAACAGGCTGCTCGACACTGTAGTCCCGGTGATAGGGGCGGTCGGCGAATGGACTGCGGCAAACCCCGAGCTGGCAGCAACCTTGGCTACGGTTGCTGCCGGCGCGATTGCGTTCAGAGGCGCATTGGCCGGTCTGCGTTTCGTGGGATTGCTGGGCAAGGGCGGGGTGCTTTCGGCGATATCCTTGGGGTTGAAAACCATATCCCTGTCCATCGGCCCGACTGTCGCAGGCTTCGCCCGGCTGCGCGCTGGCATGATGGCCCTTTCAGCTGTGGCGGCTGTAGGGGGACCGGGCGCTGCCTTTGGCATGATCGGCAAGGCAGCGTTGGGCTTGCTCAACCCATTGAAACTGGTGGGGCTGGCCGTTCGAGGCCTGTCGGCGGTTTTCATGACGAACCCCATCGGTGTCGGTTTGGCCGCCGTGGTGGGCGGCGCCTATCTGGTCTACAGGCACTGGGACGGTGTGAAGGAGTGGTTCGGCCAGTTATGGCGCGGCGTCGAGGGGTATTTCCGGGGGTTTGGGAACTTCCTTGGGGGCGTGTTTACCCTGGACCTTGGTCGGACATGGAATGGCATCAGGACCATGTGGAGCAGTGCCGCCGGGTTTTTCGCCACGATCTGGAATGGTATTGCCAAGACCTTCACCGCGGCTTGGAGCACCTATCTCGCGCCGGTCCTCGAAAAGCTGGGTGTGCTCGATCCCATCGTCGCTGCCTGGAAAGGGCTCGAGGCGGCGCTATCGGGAATTCTAGATGCCATTGGGTCAAGTTTTGCAACCGCGCTGGGCAAGATCACGCCTGTCATGGATGCGCTGAAATGGGTCTGGGACAAGGGGGCCGAGGTAGGGGCAAGGATAGGCGATGCCTTCAAAGGGGACGCTGGCCCCCAGATCGACGGGTATCTTGCCAACAACCCGACCATGCGCGACCCCCGCGTGGGGACTGGGGTGCCAAAGCGCGCCGTGGGCGGACCGTTCCGTGCCGGCCCTGTTCTGGTCGGCGAACGCGGCCCCGAGCTGCGCTTTGAACACCGAGCGGGCTTCATCGCCACGAACCGACAGCTGGGCCAGATGGTGGCTCTGGCTACGCGTGCTGCGGCGCTGGGCGGGGCCTTGATGGCAGAGCCGGCAGCGGCATTGCCCGTCCAGGATTTCTGGCCGGCTGCCGGCCGAGCATCAGGTGCCACCGTGGCAAGCGGTGGGTCATGGAACATAGATGTCGGTGGCATCACTATCATAGCCCAGCCGGGACAATCCCCCCGCCAGATCGCCGATGAGGTGTTGAGGATGCTGCATTCCCGGGCGCGCGGCGCCTTGTTCGATGAGGGATTCTGA
- a CDS encoding phage tail protein — translation MAWVMMRLGLYKFGLDTAAYQELNRVAAYRWARQERMGTNDALQFTGIGPETIDLRGVIFPEFRGGLRQIGKMRQQASLGMPLPLIDGLGKVWGLWVIEQIGERQSVFMARGAPKRIEFDLRLSRYDGGLRALLPFTA, via the coding sequence ATGGCTTGGGTGATGATGCGCTTGGGACTTTACAAGTTCGGCCTGGACACGGCGGCTTATCAGGAACTCAATCGCGTCGCCGCCTATCGGTGGGCGCGCCAGGAGCGTATGGGCACAAACGACGCGCTGCAGTTTACTGGAATTGGTCCAGAAACCATTGACCTGCGGGGTGTGATCTTCCCCGAGTTTCGTGGCGGGTTACGACAGATCGGCAAGATGCGACAGCAGGCATCGCTGGGTATGCCACTGCCCTTGATCGATGGTCTGGGCAAGGTCTGGGGCCTTTGGGTTATCGAACAGATCGGCGAGCGGCAGTCTGTGTTCATGGCGCGCGGAGCGCCGAAACGGATCGAATTCGACCTGCGTCTTTCGCGTTACGATGGGGGGCTGCGTGCGCTACTACCTTTCACGGCATGA
- a CDS encoding tail protein X codes for MGGCVRYYLSRHDDTVDSIAWAVYGRQDGRLVEGLLDGNPRLADFGAMLPPGVVVVVPDAPEPAQSEGLRLWD; via the coding sequence ATGGGGGGCTGCGTGCGCTACTACCTTTCACGGCATGACGATACAGTCGATAGCATTGCCTGGGCGGTCTACGGCCGGCAGGACGGGCGATTGGTCGAGGGCTTGCTTGATGGCAATCCTCGGCTGGCGGATTTCGGCGCCATGCTGCCTCCGGGTGTGGTGGTGGTCGTCCCAGATGCTCCCGAACCCGCTCAATCCGAGGGTCTACGGCTTTGGGACTGA
- a CDS encoding phage late control D family protein, with protein MNGQDRTSVFLPRVRSIRVTDTAGIQSDTCDILLSDHLPSLPIELPPAGAEITIAFGYLFAAQLMGVYIADEVEILGPPGQMRITGYAAAHGTSAGGKKPVSTARTRSWQDGTTIEAMVTTIAAESGFRAAVSADAGKVVLPHIDQIDESDMNLLTRVARDHGLIFKPAGGALVIWKPGEGTTTAGRALPVVSLTPNDVTAWSMRRARRQAYDKVVATYRDFNQSESIDVEVDARPPGVTGVAQVRRLKPVYPSERSARAAAAAEAGRSQRGTTTLRLTLPGRADLQAEGRLRLSRFRPGVDGEWLVTAVQHSLDESGWIATVDAEMS; from the coding sequence GTGAATGGACAAGACAGGACATCGGTATTCCTGCCGCGCGTGCGATCTATCCGGGTCACCGACACGGCGGGCATCCAGTCCGACACCTGCGACATCCTGCTGTCCGACCACCTGCCATCGCTTCCAATAGAGCTGCCCCCCGCCGGTGCCGAGATCACCATTGCCTTCGGCTATCTTTTCGCCGCACAGCTCATGGGAGTGTATATTGCCGACGAGGTCGAGATCCTTGGGCCACCAGGGCAGATGCGGATCACGGGCTATGCCGCAGCGCATGGGACAAGCGCCGGCGGCAAAAAACCTGTCAGCACGGCCAGAACGCGTAGTTGGCAGGATGGCACGACCATCGAGGCGATGGTGACTACGATCGCTGCGGAAAGCGGGTTTCGGGCGGCAGTGTCTGCCGACGCAGGCAAGGTCGTCTTGCCGCATATCGATCAGATCGACGAAAGCGACATGAACCTGTTGACCCGCGTGGCGCGCGATCACGGCCTGATATTCAAGCCCGCGGGCGGTGCCTTGGTGATCTGGAAACCGGGTGAAGGCACCACCACTGCTGGCCGAGCATTGCCGGTCGTGTCGCTGACGCCGAATGATGTTACGGCCTGGTCCATGCGTCGCGCCAGGCGGCAAGCCTATGACAAGGTCGTGGCAACATACAGGGATTTCAACCAGAGCGAATCGATCGATGTCGAGGTAGATGCGCGCCCGCCAGGGGTTACAGGCGTTGCCCAGGTAAGGCGGCTGAAACCTGTCTATCCATCCGAACGCTCGGCCAGGGCGGCTGCCGCAGCTGAGGCTGGTCGTTCCCAGCGCGGCACGACAACGCTGCGCCTGACGTTGCCCGGACGAGCCGACCTGCAAGCCGAGGGTCGGCTACGCTTGTCGCGTTTTCGCCCCGGGGTCGACGGAGAATGGCTGGTAACTGCGGTGCAGCACAGCCTGGATGAGAGTGGCTGGATCGCAACGGTAGACGCCGAGATGTCGTAG
- a CDS encoding type II toxin-antitoxin system HicB family antitoxin has protein sequence MKQYSAIIHHDPGAAFGLTFPDLPGCFAAADCWDDVPKAASEALNLWFEDQPEVPPSPLDALLKRQDVAQALAEGATLITIPYIPADGTLERVNISIERGLLRAVDAAAKERGMTRSSFLASAARHELTGA, from the coding sequence ATGAAACAATACTCGGCAATCATCCACCACGATCCGGGGGCGGCTTTCGGTCTGACCTTCCCCGATCTTCCGGGATGCTTTGCGGCTGCCGATTGCTGGGACGATGTCCCGAAGGCTGCATCCGAGGCCCTTAACCTGTGGTTCGAGGATCAGCCCGAGGTTCCACCGTCACCCCTGGACGCCCTGCTCAAGCGACAGGATGTCGCCCAGGCCCTCGCAGAAGGCGCCACTCTGATCACGATCCCCTATATTCCCGCTGATGGGACATTGGAACGCGTGAACATCTCGATCGAGCGCGGCTTGCTTCGCGCTGTCGACGCGGCTGCAAAGGAACGCGGCATGACCCGTTCGTCGTTTCTTGCCTCGGCAGCGCGCCATGAACTCACTGGCGCCTAA
- a CDS encoding type II toxin-antitoxin system HicA family toxin — MQIERNSRQILQVLKAAGFEEVSKRGSHLKLRKGERTVIVPHPKKDLPLGTARNIYQQAGLL, encoded by the coding sequence ATGCAAATCGAACGAAACAGCCGGCAAATCCTACAGGTCTTGAAGGCAGCAGGGTTCGAGGAGGTCTCAAAACGGGGGTCGCACCTCAAGCTGCGAAAAGGCGAAAGGACCGTGATCGTGCCACACCCGAAGAAAGACCTTCCCTTGGGAACTGCCCGCAACATCTACCAACAAGCCGGGCTCTTGTGA
- a CDS encoding aspartate kinase — MPLLVMKFGGTSVADLDRIKNAALKVQREVERGYDVIVIVSAMSGKTNELVGWVEATSPLFDAREYDAVVASGENVTAGLMALTLQELGVPARSWQGWQVPINTTSQHSAARFVSIPRHNIDQKFAEGMRVAVVAGFQGLGSDNRITTLGRGGSDTTAVAFAAAFGAERCDIYTDVDGVYTTDPRITSKARKLDKIAFEEMLELASLGAKVLQTRSVELAMRYNVRLRVLSSFEDTDETSGTLVCDEGEIMESKVVSGVAFSREEAKITLVTVEDRPGISAAIFAPLADAGVNVDMIVQNISEKDYEDHPGAVTDMTFSCPVNQVARAKKAMEDAKAAGQIAYDDLVVDTEVCKVSVVGIGMRSHAGVAARMFKALADENINIKVISTSEIKISVLIDRKYMELAVQALHDAFDLEKA; from the coding sequence ATGCCGCTTCTGGTGATGAAATTCGGCGGCACTTCGGTGGCCGACCTGGACCGCATCAAGAACGCCGCGCTGAAGGTTCAGCGCGAGGTCGAGCGTGGCTATGACGTCATCGTCATTGTCAGCGCCATGTCGGGAAAGACCAACGAACTGGTCGGCTGGGTCGAGGCGACCTCGCCCCTGTTCGATGCGCGCGAATACGATGCCGTGGTTGCTTCGGGCGAAAACGTGACCGCCGGGTTGATGGCGCTGACGCTTCAGGAACTTGGTGTGCCTGCGCGCAGCTGGCAGGGCTGGCAGGTGCCGATCAATACCACTTCGCAGCATTCCGCCGCGCGCTTCGTGTCGATCCCGCGTCACAATATCGATCAGAAATTCGCCGAAGGGATGCGGGTGGCGGTGGTCGCCGGCTTCCAGGGGTTGGGTTCGGACAACCGCATCACAACCCTGGGGCGCGGGGGATCGGACACCACCGCGGTGGCCTTCGCCGCCGCCTTCGGCGCAGAGCGCTGCGACATCTATACCGATGTCGACGGGGTCTATACCACCGACCCGCGCATCACCTCGAAAGCGCGCAAGCTTGACAAGATCGCCTTCGAGGAAATGCTGGAACTGGCCAGTCTGGGCGCCAAGGTTCTGCAAACGCGCTCGGTCGAGCTGGCGATGCGCTACAATGTCCGCCTGCGGGTGCTGTCCTCGTTCGAGGATACCGATGAGACCAGCGGCACTCTGGTCTGCGATGAGGGTGAAATCATGGAATCGAAAGTCGTCAGCGGCGTCGCCTTTTCGCGCGAGGAAGCCAAGATCACGCTGGTCACCGTCGAAGACCGGCCCGGGATCTCGGCCGCGATCTTTGCCCCCCTGGCCGATGCCGGTGTCAATGTGGACATGATCGTCCAGAACATTTCCGAAAAGGATTACGAGGATCATCCCGGTGCTGTCACCGACATGACCTTTTCCTGCCCGGTCAACCAGGTTGCCCGCGCCAAGAAGGCGATGGAGGACGCAAAGGCCGCGGGCCAGATCGCCTATGACGACCTGGTGGTCGATACCGAGGTCTGCAAGGTGTCCGTGGTCGGCATCGGCATGCGCAGCCACGCCGGCGTTGCCGCGCGCATGTTCAAGGCACTGGCTGATGAAAACATCAACATCAAGGTGATCTCGACCAGCGAGATCAAGATTTCGGTGCTGATTGACCGCAAATATATGGAACTTGCCGTTCAGGCGCTGCATGATGCCTTTGATCTTGAGAAGGCCTGA